Proteins encoded by one window of Sardina pilchardus chromosome 7, fSarPil1.1, whole genome shotgun sequence:
- the LOC134087012 gene encoding alpha-1A adrenergic receptor-like produces the protein MTLETHGGANESSPCSTGTEHTPFVVFNCVLLSLSLLLGVSGNVLVCWVVLRNKTLRTANNALLVNLAASDLLKCSVDTPVFLASLLWALGRGTEVSARLCCLLQFTYALCSCVQLLSLVGISVERFRAIAFPFRAETRRGRVRVWLLFIWALGLVLAVLSLTLSKDALYYMMCTHVRPHGMPNPFVVDPFGVFVLVPVWGCCLVLIAVHYLRIFVVVRQHSNKIFDRGVQLKHSMSRQVSGWQSFSQHAQQRPSGTLSKPCEREPAGKPSSSPEEEGNGPVGLPEMMPSPPPPALQERARPSPEIVGAVCILTPTAKELGQKRLEGKLAKRFGSIIIAVLLFWMPLVLCLILGSCAAARPEDWMFRELQTSALVLTCVPAALHPLIYSLLNRQFRAEFHRTLAALRSCRRRRD, from the exons ATGACACTGGAAACCCACGGAGGTGCGAACGAGAGCTCGCCGTGCAGCACCGGGACCGAACACACACCGTTCGTGGTGTTCAACTGCGTCCTCCTCAGCCTGTCGCTGCTGCTCGGCGTCTCCGGTAACGTGCTCGTGTGCTGGGTGGTGCTACGGAACAAGACTCTGCGCACGGCCAACAACGCGCTGCTGGTCAACCTAGCCGCGAGCGACCTGCTCAAGTGCTCGGTGGACACGCCGGTGTTCCTCGCGTCACTGCTCTGGGCGCTCGGGCGGGGTACAGAGGTGAGCGCGCGCCTCTGCTGCCTGCTGCAGTTCACGTACGCGCTGTGTAGCTGCGTGCAGCTGCTGAGTCTCGTGGGCATCAGCGTGGAGAGGTTCCGCGCCATCGCCTTCCCGTTTAGAGCGGAGACCCGCCGAGGCAGAGTGCGCGTGTGGCTGCTCTTCATCTGGGCCCTGGGGCTCGTGCTAGCCGTGCTCTCGCTCACTCTGAGCAAAGACGCGCTCTACTACATGATGTGCACTCACGTGCGTCCGCACGGTATGCCCAACCCGTTCGTTGTGGACCCGTTCGGCGTGTTCGTGCTGGTGCCGGTTTGGGGATGTTGCCTCGTTCTAATAGCGGTGCATTATCTGCGTATATTCGTGGTTGTCCGACAGCACTCCAATAAGATCTTCGACCGCGGGGTCCAACTCAAACATTCCATGTCCAGACAGGTGTCCGGTTGGCAGAGCTTCTCGCAGCACGCGCAACAACGTCCGAGCGGCACTCTATCCAAACCCTGTGAGCGCGAGCCTGCGGGCAAACCGTCATCATCACCGGAGGAAGAGGGGAACGGGCCAGTAGGCCTACCAGAGATGAtgccgtcaccaccaccaccggcgcTGCAGGAGCGGGCTAGACCGTCCCCGGAGATCGTGGGCGCCGTGTGCATCCTGACCCCGACGGCGAAAGAGCTCGGGCAGAAGCGCCTGGAGGGGAAGCTGGCGAAGCGGTTCGGGTCCATCATCATCGCGGTGCTGCTGTTCTGGATGCCGCTGGTGCTGTGCCTCATCCTGGGCTCCTGCGCAGCCGCTCGGCCCGAG GACTGGATGTTCCGGGAGTTGCAGACGTCCGCGCTGGTGCTGACGTGCGTTCCCGCGGCACTGCACCCGCTCATCTACTCTCTCCTCAACCGGCAGTTCCGTGCCGAGTTCCACCGGACGCTCGCCGCTCTACGGAGCTGCAGGAGACGGCGGGACTGA